From the genome of Pseudomonas sp. AB6, one region includes:
- the aspS gene encoding aspartate--tRNA ligase, with protein MMRSHYCGQLNESLEGQEITLCGWVHRRRDHGGVIFLDIRDREGLAQVVFDPDRADTFAAADRVRSEYVVKVTGKVRARPAGAVNANMASGAIEVLGYELEVLNESETPPFPLNEFSDVGEETRLRYRFIDLRRPEMAEKLRLRSRVTTSIRRYLDENGFLDVETPILTRATPEGARDYLVPSRTHPGSFFALPQSPQLFKQLLMVAGFDRYYQIAKCFRDEDLRADRQPEFTQIDIETSFLNEADIIGITEKMIRQLFKEVLDLEFGNFPHMTFAEAMRRYGSDKPDLRNPLELVDVADQLSAVEFKVFSGPANDPKGRVAALRVPGAASMPRSQIDDYTKFVGIYGAKGLAYIKVNDRAKGAEGLQSPIVKFIPEENLKVILDRVGAVDGDIVFFGADKSKIVSEALGALRIRIGNDLKLHTCEWAPMWVVDFPMFEENDDGSFTALHHPFTAPKCSPQELEANPATALSRAYDMVLNGTELGGGSIRIHRREMQQAVFRLLGISEDEQQEKFGFLLDALKYGAPPHGGLAFGLDRLVMLMTGAQSIREVIAFPKTQSAADVMTQAPGVVDAKQLRELHIRLREQPKAE; from the coding sequence ATGATGCGCAGCCATTATTGCGGCCAACTAAACGAGAGCCTGGAAGGTCAGGAAATTACCCTTTGTGGATGGGTTCACCGTCGCCGTGATCACGGCGGGGTGATTTTCCTCGATATACGTGATCGTGAAGGCTTGGCTCAGGTGGTGTTCGATCCCGATCGCGCTGACACTTTCGCCGCCGCCGACCGTGTGCGCAGCGAATACGTGGTCAAAGTCACTGGCAAGGTTCGTGCGCGTCCAGCAGGTGCGGTAAACGCAAACATGGCTTCTGGTGCTATCGAAGTGCTGGGCTATGAACTTGAAGTACTGAACGAATCGGAAACCCCGCCGTTCCCGCTGAATGAATTTTCTGACGTGGGCGAAGAGACGCGTTTGCGCTATCGATTTATCGATTTGCGCCGCCCCGAGATGGCTGAGAAGCTTCGTCTGCGTTCGCGCGTAACTACTAGCATCCGTCGCTACCTGGACGAGAATGGCTTCCTCGATGTCGAGACGCCAATTCTGACACGTGCCACCCCGGAAGGCGCTCGCGACTATTTAGTGCCTAGCCGTACACACCCAGGCAGCTTCTTTGCGTTGCCGCAATCGCCGCAGCTGTTCAAACAATTGTTGATGGTTGCCGGTTTTGATCGCTACTACCAGATCGCCAAGTGTTTCCGCGACGAAGACCTGCGTGCCGACCGTCAGCCGGAATTTACCCAGATCGACATCGAGACCAGCTTCCTCAATGAAGCCGACATTATCGGCATCACTGAAAAGATGATCCGTCAGCTGTTCAAGGAAGTTCTGGATCTTGAGTTCGGTAACTTCCCACACATGACCTTCGCCGAAGCCATGCGCCGTTATGGTTCCGACAAGCCTGACCTGCGTAACCCGCTGGAATTGGTAGACGTTGCCGACCAGTTGAGTGCCGTGGAATTCAAGGTGTTCAGTGGCCCGGCCAACGACCCGAAAGGCCGTGTTGCCGCGTTGCGAGTACCGGGCGCCGCCAGCATGCCGCGCAGCCAGATCGACGACTACACCAAGTTCGTCGGTATCTATGGCGCCAAGGGCCTGGCCTATATCAAGGTCAACGACCGCGCTAAAGGCGCCGAAGGCCTGCAGTCGCCAATCGTCAAGTTCATCCCTGAGGAAAACCTCAAGGTCATTCTGGATCGCGTTGGCGCCGTCGATGGCGACATTGTGTTTTTCGGCGCAGACAAATCCAAGATTGTCAGCGAAGCATTGGGCGCGCTGCGGATCAGGATCGGCAACGACCTGAAGCTGCATACCTGTGAATGGGCGCCAATGTGGGTTGTTGATTTCCCAATGTTCGAAGAGAACGACGACGGCAGCTTCACTGCTTTGCACCACCCGTTCACTGCACCGAAATGCAGCCCGCAAGAGCTTGAAGCGAATCCGGCGACCGCGCTGTCGCGTGCCTACGACATGGTCCTTAACGGCACAGAGTTAGGCGGCGGTTCGATCCGTATTCACCGCAGGGAAATGCAACAAGCGGTGTTCCGTCTGTTAGGCATCAGTGAAGATGAGCAGCAAGAGAAATTCGGCTTCCTGCTTGATGCTCTGAAATACGGCGCGCCACCCCATGGCGGCCTGGCTTTCGGCCTGGACCGCCTGGTGATGTTGATGACAGGCGCCCAATCGATCCGTGAAGTGATCGCATTCCCGAAAACCCAGAGCGCTGCTGACGTGATGACCCAGGCACCGGGTGTTGTTGATGCCAAGCAACTGCGTGAGCTGCACATTCGTCTGCGCGAACAGCCTAAGGCTGAGTAG
- a CDS encoding SlyX family protein, with amino-acid sequence MSLEQRINELESRQAFQDDTIQSLNDVLVSQQRVVERLQLQMAALLKRQEEMGSQFDTFEEEAPPPHY; translated from the coding sequence ATGAGTCTTGAGCAACGTATTAATGAGCTGGAAAGTCGTCAGGCTTTTCAGGACGATACGATCCAGTCTCTAAATGATGTGCTGGTCAGCCAGCAACGGGTGGTCGAGCGCCTGCAATTACAGATGGCTGCATTGCTCAAGCGTCAGGAAGAAATGGGCAGCCAGTTCGATACGTTCGAGGAAGAAGCTCCCCCTCCGCATTATTGA
- the mprF gene encoding bifunctional lysylphosphatidylglycerol flippase/synthetase MprF produces the protein MSKYRQPLGLAVTLLLFTIALIACRHLLSELDLYALHDSLLSVPKVALAGAFAAAVVGFTVLLGYEWSASRYANIQLPTKTLILGGFTAFAIGNAVGLSLLSGGSVRYRLYARHGLGATEVARMTLFASLSLGCALPPLAALATLSNLPAASAALHLSVTLLAVVAISILLLSALLAVGIYRRRLPEQPIPHNLLVRAGRRTLRLPGLRLTLMQLVITALDVAAAATVLYLLLPDAPPFGAFVLVYLLALAAGVLSHVPGGVGVFEAILLAAFADQLGSAPLAAALLLYRLIYVVLPLLLACLALLYTEAQRLLPTRQAMRVASGLAAPILALLVFLSGVVLLFSGATPEIDSRLRHLGFLIPHRLIDASHFGASLIGVLCLLLAQGLRRRLSAAWMLTTVLLVAGALLSLLKGFDWEEASLLVSTAVLLAIFRRSFYRQSRLLELPFSPLYLVASVCVLAASIWLLLFAYQDVPYSQELWWQFTLNSDAPRALRSALGSAVLLVVVSLTWLLRTARPVITLPGVEELAKAAQIVNASDQPDGGLVMTGDKALLLHPSGKAFMMYARRGRSLVALYDPIGPTQQRAELIWQFRDLCDLHHARPVFYQVRAENLPFYMDIGLTAIKLGEEARVDLQRFDIESKGKEMKDLRYTWNRGGRDGLSLKIYEVGQAPLEELKVISDAWLTGKNVREKGFSLGRFSAAYLQHFRIAIIHFEGKPVAFANLLETSRHELASLDLMRAHPDAPKLTMEFMMVGLILHYKEQGYGRFSLGMVPLSGLQPRRGAPLTQRLGSMVFRRGEQLYNFQGLRRFKDKFQPDWEPRYMAVPAGLDPLVALADTAALIAGGLTGLVKR, from the coding sequence ATGAGCAAATATCGCCAGCCATTGGGGCTGGCGGTGACGTTGTTATTGTTCACCATCGCACTTATCGCCTGCCGCCACTTGCTGAGCGAGCTCGACCTGTATGCACTGCACGATTCCTTGCTGAGCGTGCCCAAGGTTGCGCTTGCCGGTGCTTTTGCTGCGGCCGTTGTCGGATTTACTGTGCTGCTGGGCTATGAGTGGTCGGCTAGCCGATACGCCAACATACAACTGCCCACGAAAACCCTGATCCTTGGCGGTTTCACCGCATTCGCAATCGGCAACGCCGTTGGCCTGTCATTGCTTTCAGGGGGCTCTGTCCGTTATCGGCTTTATGCGCGCCATGGGTTAGGTGCGACAGAAGTCGCACGTATGACTTTGTTTGCGAGCCTTTCATTGGGCTGCGCACTGCCGCCGCTGGCAGCGCTGGCAACGCTGAGCAATTTGCCAGCTGCATCGGCTGCCTTGCACCTGTCCGTGACGCTGCTGGCGGTAGTTGCGATCAGTATCCTGTTACTCAGCGCGTTACTGGCAGTCGGTATTTATCGCCGTCGCCTGCCAGAGCAACCGATCCCCCATAACTTACTGGTTCGTGCCGGACGCCGGACGCTTCGCCTGCCGGGTCTGCGCTTGACCTTGATGCAGCTGGTTATCACTGCGCTGGACGTTGCTGCCGCCGCGACAGTGCTTTATTTGCTGCTGCCCGACGCTCCTCCATTTGGCGCGTTTGTGCTGGTTTATCTATTGGCTTTAGCGGCTGGCGTACTTAGCCATGTTCCAGGTGGCGTAGGCGTGTTCGAAGCGATTCTACTGGCCGCTTTTGCCGACCAGTTGGGCTCTGCACCGCTGGCTGCAGCCTTGTTACTCTATCGCCTGATCTACGTGGTGTTGCCTCTGCTGCTGGCATGTCTGGCATTGCTGTACACCGAAGCACAACGCTTGCTGCCTACCCGTCAAGCAATGCGCGTCGCGTCGGGTCTGGCTGCACCCATCCTGGCCCTATTGGTTTTTCTGTCTGGTGTGGTTCTGCTGTTTTCGGGTGCCACGCCAGAAATTGACTCACGCTTGCGCCACCTGGGCTTCTTGATTCCGCATCGTTTAATTGACGCCTCCCACTTCGGTGCCAGCCTGATTGGCGTGTTGTGCCTATTGTTGGCCCAAGGTTTACGTCGGCGCCTTTCTGCGGCGTGGATGCTCACCACTGTGCTGCTGGTGGCCGGTGCTCTGCTGTCATTGCTTAAAGGGTTCGATTGGGAGGAGGCGAGTCTACTGGTCTCCACAGCCGTGCTGCTGGCAATTTTCCGTCGCTCGTTCTATCGCCAAAGCCGACTGCTAGAACTTCCGTTCTCACCGCTTTATCTAGTGGCAAGCGTATGCGTGCTCGCAGCGTCAATCTGGTTACTGCTGTTTGCCTACCAAGACGTGCCTTACAGTCAGGAGCTGTGGTGGCAATTCACGCTTAACTCGGATGCACCGCGCGCCTTGCGATCTGCGCTGGGCAGCGCGGTATTGTTAGTCGTCGTCTCGTTGACCTGGCTACTGCGAACCGCACGTCCCGTGATTACGTTACCCGGCGTAGAGGAACTGGCCAAGGCTGCACAAATCGTGAATGCTTCCGACCAGCCGGACGGCGGGCTTGTAATGACCGGCGATAAGGCGTTACTTCTTCACCCTAGCGGTAAGGCATTTATGATGTACGCCCGTCGTGGTCGAAGCCTGGTGGCGCTGTACGACCCTATTGGCCCTACGCAACAACGCGCAGAACTAATCTGGCAATTTCGCGATTTGTGCGATCTGCACCATGCCCGCCCAGTGTTTTATCAGGTACGCGCAGAGAATCTGCCCTTCTATATGGATATCGGCCTGACCGCGATCAAGTTGGGTGAGGAGGCCCGCGTCGACTTGCAGCGTTTTGACATCGAGTCAAAGGGCAAAGAGATGAAAGACCTGCGTTATACCTGGAACCGAGGTGGCCGTGACGGTTTGTCGCTGAAGATTTATGAGGTCGGCCAGGCACCCCTGGAGGAGCTGAAGGTGATCTCCGACGCATGGCTGACCGGTAAGAATGTTCGGGAAAAAGGCTTCTCTCTAGGACGCTTCAGTGCAGCTTATTTACAACATTTCCGCATTGCGATTATCCATTTCGAAGGCAAGCCAGTAGCATTCGCTAATCTGTTGGAAACCTCAAGGCACGAACTGGCCAGCCTGGATTTGATGCGCGCACACCCAGACGCACCAAAGCTAACCATGGAGTTCATGATGGTCGGCTTGATTTTGCATTACAAAGAACAGGGTTATGGTCGCTTCAGCCTGGGCATGGTGCCACTATCGGGCTTGCAACCTCGTCGTGGCGCTCCTCTAACCCAGCGGCTTGGGTCGATGGTCTTTCGCCGTGGCGAACAACTGTACAATTTCCAAGGTCTGCGCCGCTTCAAAGATAAATTCCAGCCTGACTGGGAACCTCGCTATATGGCCGTACCCGCCGGACTTGATCCGCTCGTGGCATTGGCTGACACCGCCGCCCTGATTGCAGGCGGCCTGACTGGATTGGTGAAACGCTAA
- a CDS encoding Dps family protein, translating into MAIDIGISEEDRKEIVDGLARLLADTYVLYMKTHNFHWNVSGPMFRTLHLMFEEQYNELALAVDLVAERIRALGFPAPGTYAAYARLTSIKEEEGVPSAEDMIKQLVQGQEAISRTARSIFPLVDKVSDEPTADLLTQRMQVHEKTAWMLRSLLETK; encoded by the coding sequence ATGGCAATCGATATCGGTATAAGCGAAGAAGATCGCAAAGAAATTGTAGACGGTCTTGCTCGTCTACTGGCAGATACGTATGTGCTTTATATGAAGACTCACAACTTCCACTGGAACGTGAGTGGTCCAATGTTCCGTACCTTACATTTAATGTTCGAAGAACAATACAATGAACTTGCTCTGGCGGTAGATCTTGTTGCTGAGCGAATCCGGGCACTGGGCTTTCCCGCACCCGGTACTTATGCGGCCTACGCGCGCCTTACTTCTATTAAAGAAGAAGAGGGAGTGCCAAGTGCTGAAGACATGATCAAGCAATTGGTTCAAGGACAAGAAGCCATTTCACGTACCGCTCGCAGTATCTTTCCCTTGGTCGACAAGGTGAGCGATGAGCCGACTGCCGATCTCTTGACCCAACGTATGCAGGTTCATGAAAAAACCGCATGGATGCTTCGTTCGTTACTTGAAACAAAGTAA
- a CDS encoding cold-shock protein: protein MLKIVHLLTGAAALLLSFIPSLRSEALSSYLLQPDALYLALFGLLNLVLAPVIPYWNRGPRHQLQNLVSALLVLAVILQTLTLLVPLQTIAGQPAITVSLLSVFIGVVLHLAVSFYQSSPSPSALSHDMTNRDTGTVKWFNTSKGFGFISRDSGDDIFVHFRAIRGEGHRVLVEGQRVEFSVMNRDKGLQAEDVIAALPRR from the coding sequence ATGTTGAAAATTGTCCATCTGCTAACGGGAGCAGCGGCCCTGCTGCTTTCCTTTATCCCAAGCCTGCGTAGCGAAGCGCTGTCTTCGTACCTCCTGCAACCCGATGCTCTTTATCTGGCGCTTTTCGGTCTGCTCAACCTGGTGCTGGCTCCAGTAATTCCTTATTGGAACCGGGGCCCACGTCATCAGCTACAAAATTTGGTCAGCGCGCTACTGGTGCTCGCCGTCATCCTCCAAACCTTGACCTTGCTCGTTCCGCTGCAGACTATTGCTGGGCAACCGGCAATCACAGTAAGTCTGCTCAGCGTTTTCATTGGCGTCGTGCTGCATCTGGCCGTCAGCTTCTACCAATCGTCCCCCTCGCCGTCTGCGCTGAGCCATGACATGACCAACCGAGATACCGGAACAGTCAAGTGGTTTAACACATCCAAGGGATTCGGTTTTATCTCCCGAGACTCTGGCGACGACATTTTTGTGCACTTCCGTGCCATCCGAGGCGAGGGCCACCGCGTTCTGGTAGAAGGTCAGCGTGTGGAATTCTCGGTAATGAACCGCGACAAAGGCCTGCAGGCTGAAGATGTAATCGCAGCTTTACCCCGCCGCTAA
- a CDS encoding ribbon-helix-helix domain-containing protein, protein MVQRSGFHNKDFSRYGKIQDDPFVEDFNMNLARPHSKSVRLNGLATCLRLEEVYWNILANIARANSCSVNAVLSYVDREVHLRHGGVKNFSGLIRVVCVAYLLKAESMSMSPA, encoded by the coding sequence ATGGTTCAGCGCAGCGGGTTTCACAATAAAGATTTCAGTCGTTACGGGAAGATACAAGATGATCCCTTTGTTGAAGATTTTAATATGAATCTAGCACGGCCTCATTCCAAGTCCGTTCGCTTGAATGGACTAGCAACGTGTTTGCGCCTAGAGGAGGTGTATTGGAATATCCTAGCTAACATTGCCCGCGCCAATAGTTGCTCAGTTAATGCGGTACTCTCGTATGTCGATCGAGAAGTGCATCTGCGCCATGGTGGAGTAAAAAATTTTAGCGGCCTGATTCGAGTGGTCTGCGTGGCCTACCTGTTGAAGGCCGAATCGATGTCCATGTCACCAGCCTGA
- a CDS encoding proline--tRNA ligase, with the protein MRTSQYLLATKKETPSDAVVVSHQLMLRAGMIRKLASGLYTWLPMGLRVLRKVEAVVREEMNAAGALEILMPGIQPAELWQESGRWEQYGPELLRMKDRHDREFCAGPTHEEVITDLARNELNSYKQLPINMYQIQTKFRDEIRPRFGLMRGREFIMKDAYSFHADQASLQATYDRMHQAYCNVFTRLGLNFRPVEADNGSIGGAGSHEFHVLADSGEDDIVFSDSSNYAANIEKAEAVPREHLRQAPTEAMRLVDTPHAKTIAQLVEGFNLPIEKTIKTLVVHAAEEGKLIALIIRGDHELNEIKAANLPQVASPLVMASESELRDAIGAGAGSLGPLNLPLPCVIDRSVELMSDFGIGANIDDKHYFGVNWERDLPVPAVADLRNVVAGDPSPDGNGTLEIKRGIEVGHIFQLGTKYSEALKCQVLGENGKPVTLTMGCYGIGVSRVVAAAIEQNNDENGIIWNDALAPFQIALVPLRYETEAVREATDTLYAELTAAGFEVLLDDRDKKTSPGNKFADMELIGIPHRIVVSDRGLAEGNLEYKGRTEAEPQALPVADALSFLQARIRR; encoded by the coding sequence ATGCGCACCAGTCAATATTTGCTCGCCACAAAGAAAGAAACGCCTTCCGACGCAGTCGTCGTCAGCCATCAGCTAATGCTGCGCGCTGGCATGATTCGCAAACTTGCTTCTGGCCTCTACACCTGGCTCCCCATGGGCTTGCGTGTATTACGCAAGGTCGAAGCGGTCGTTCGTGAGGAAATGAACGCTGCTGGCGCGCTTGAAATACTGATGCCCGGCATTCAACCCGCCGAATTGTGGCAAGAGTCTGGCCGCTGGGAGCAATACGGCCCGGAACTGCTGCGCATGAAAGACCGACATGATCGAGAATTCTGCGCGGGCCCAACCCACGAAGAAGTCATTACGGATCTGGCGCGTAACGAGCTGAATAGCTATAAACAGTTGCCTATCAACATGTATCAGATCCAAACCAAATTTCGTGACGAAATCCGCCCCCGTTTCGGCTTAATGCGCGGTCGCGAATTCATCATGAAAGATGCGTACTCCTTCCACGCCGATCAAGCGTCATTGCAAGCCACGTATGATCGAATGCATCAGGCGTACTGCAACGTATTCACCCGACTGGGCCTGAATTTTCGCCCGGTTGAGGCCGATAACGGTTCCATCGGCGGCGCGGGCTCTCACGAGTTCCATGTATTGGCTGACTCTGGCGAAGACGACATCGTGTTCAGTGACAGCTCCAATTACGCCGCCAACATCGAGAAAGCCGAGGCCGTTCCTCGCGAACACTTGCGTCAGGCCCCCACTGAAGCGATGCGCCTGGTCGATACGCCACATGCAAAAACCATTGCGCAGTTGGTCGAGGGCTTCAATCTGCCCATCGAAAAAACCATCAAGACCCTGGTGGTGCATGCGGCAGAAGAAGGCAAGCTGATTGCACTGATCATTCGTGGCGATCACGAACTCAACGAAATTAAAGCCGCCAATCTGCCCCAAGTCGCCAGCCCTCTGGTCATGGCCTCTGAGTCCGAGCTGCGCGACGCCATTGGCGCGGGCGCGGGTTCACTTGGCCCATTGAATCTGCCATTGCCCTGTGTCATTGACCGCTCTGTCGAACTGATGAGCGACTTCGGCATCGGTGCCAATATCGACGATAAACACTATTTCGGAGTCAACTGGGAACGCGACTTACCTGTTCCAGCGGTAGCCGACCTGCGTAACGTCGTGGCCGGCGACCCAAGCCCTGACGGCAACGGCACGTTGGAAATCAAACGCGGCATCGAAGTCGGGCACATCTTCCAGCTCGGGACGAAATACAGCGAAGCCCTGAAGTGCCAAGTGCTCGGTGAAAACGGAAAGCCTGTCACGTTGACTATGGGCTGTTACGGCATCGGTGTTTCTCGCGTGGTGGCTGCTGCCATCGAACAGAACAACGATGAAAACGGGATCATCTGGAATGATGCCTTGGCACCTTTCCAGATTGCCTTGGTGCCATTGCGCTATGAAACCGAGGCTGTTCGAGAAGCTACAGACACGCTGTATGCCGAACTGACCGCCGCTGGCTTTGAAGTGTTGCTGGACGATCGGGATAAAAAAACCAGTCCGGGCAACAAATTTGCCGATATGGAACTGATCGGCATTCCGCACCGCATTGTCGTCAGCGACCGTGGTTTAGCGGAAGGCAATCTTGAATACAAGGGTCGTACCGAAGCCGAACCTCAAGCACTGCCTGTCGCTGATGCACTGTCCTTTCTTCAAGCTCGTATCCGCCGATAA
- a CDS encoding HIT domain-containing protein, which translates to MFVLDPRLAQDTVAIGDFPLCRLLLSNDSNYPWFILVPRRSGISELFQLAASDQLQLWQEATLLAQLLNDAFSADKLNVATLGNVVSQLHVHVIVRLRSDPAWPAPVWGKHPAQPYSREELAAVRHRLQSVLTTDFRFEEERV; encoded by the coding sequence GTGTTCGTCTTAGATCCGCGTCTTGCGCAAGATACAGTGGCCATCGGAGACTTTCCGTTGTGCCGTTTATTATTATCCAACGATTCAAATTACCCATGGTTCATTCTTGTACCGCGTCGGTCGGGTATCAGCGAATTATTCCAGTTGGCGGCATCTGATCAATTACAGCTGTGGCAAGAAGCGACGTTGCTGGCACAGTTACTCAATGACGCTTTCAGTGCCGACAAACTCAACGTGGCCACACTGGGTAATGTCGTCAGTCAACTCCACGTGCATGTTATCGTGCGCCTTCGCAGTGACCCGGCTTGGCCTGCCCCTGTTTGGGGTAAGCACCCAGCGCAACCTTATAGTCGTGAAGAACTCGCGGCTGTTCGGCATCGGCTGCAGAGTGTGTTGACGACTGATTTTCGTTTTGAAGAGGAGCGGGTATGA
- a CDS encoding OprD family porin yields MKVMKWSAIALAVTAGMTQLASAAAFVTDQADAKGFVEDTSLNLLLRNYYFNRNKTHGAVDDKDWSQGIRANFSSGFTQGTVGFGVDAFGYLGLKLDGSDKYSGSGNLAVNSAGENQDSFGKAGAALKARFSKTELKYGNMQPSTSPVFAVGGSRLLPQTATGFELQSSEIKGLDLEAGHFTAATSQDRTKSDGAMWATYAGVQTSSADYGGGRYAITDSLSASLYASKLEDIWNQYYANVNYVMPIADTQSLAWDFNIYRTTDTGASKAGAISNTAWSLAAAYSFLTAHTVTLSFQKINGDTPFDYIGVGDNNRGGDSIFLANSVQYSDFNGPGEKSWQARYDLNMASYGVPGLSFMTRYVTGDNIDGTKMAIDSPYRNYGYGADGKHHETNVEAKYVVQTGPAKDLSFRIRQAWHSGNTDQADGTISEFRLIVDYPISIL; encoded by the coding sequence ATGAAAGTGATGAAGTGGAGCGCAATCGCCTTAGCAGTTACTGCGGGTATGACTCAATTGGCATCGGCGGCAGCGTTCGTCACTGACCAAGCTGATGCGAAGGGTTTTGTAGAAGATACATCGCTGAATCTGTTGCTGCGGAACTACTACTTTAACCGCAACAAAACACACGGCGCAGTAGACGACAAGGATTGGAGCCAAGGCATCCGGGCTAACTTCAGCTCAGGCTTCACTCAGGGTACTGTTGGCTTTGGCGTTGACGCTTTCGGCTACCTTGGTTTGAAATTAGACGGGTCCGACAAATATTCGGGTTCGGGCAACCTGGCAGTCAACTCGGCTGGCGAAAACCAGGACAGCTTCGGCAAAGCCGGTGCAGCACTAAAAGCTCGCTTCTCCAAAACCGAATTGAAATACGGCAACATGCAGCCATCCACTAGCCCAGTCTTCGCAGTCGGCGGTTCTCGTCTCTTGCCACAGACCGCAACTGGCTTTGAATTGCAGAGCAGCGAAATAAAAGGCCTTGACTTGGAAGCCGGCCACTTCACGGCAGCGACTAGCCAAGACCGGACCAAAAGCGATGGCGCGATGTGGGCAACCTACGCCGGCGTCCAAACTAGTTCGGCAGATTATGGCGGTGGTCGATATGCCATTACCGACAGCCTGAGCGCTTCGCTTTACGCCTCCAAGCTCGAAGACATCTGGAACCAGTACTACGCTAACGTGAACTACGTAATGCCGATTGCTGACACCCAATCGCTTGCTTGGGACTTCAACATTTACCGCACCACAGACACCGGCGCATCAAAGGCGGGCGCAATCAGCAACACCGCATGGTCCCTGGCCGCAGCGTACTCGTTCCTGACTGCACACACCGTTACTCTTAGCTTCCAGAAAATCAACGGCGACACGCCGTTCGACTACATCGGTGTTGGCGACAACAACCGTGGCGGCGACTCGATCTTCCTTGCTAACTCCGTTCAATATTCTGACTTTAACGGTCCAGGCGAAAAATCGTGGCAGGCTCGCTACGACCTGAACATGGCGTCTTACGGTGTACCTGGCCTGAGCTTCATGACCCGTTACGTAACCGGTGACAACATCGACGGCACCAAAATGGCGATTGACAGTCCTTATCGCAACTATGGTTACGGCGCAGACGGCAAACACCACGAAACTAACGTTGAAGCCAAGTACGTTGTTCAGACTGGCCCAGCGAAAGATCTTTCCTTCCGCATTCGTCAAGCGTGGCACTCAGGCAACACCGACCAAGCTGACGGCACCATCAGCGAGTTCCGCCTGATCGTCGACTACCCGATCTCGATCTTGTAA
- the dinB gene encoding DNA polymerase IV translates to MTQRKIIHVDCDCFYAAIEMRDDPRLGNKPLAVGGSADQRGVIATCNYEARAYGVRSAMSSRHALKLCPDLTIVKPRMEAYKEASREIHMIFRDYTDLIEPLSLDEAFLDVSESGLFAGSATRIAQEIRRRVSNQLHITVSAGVAPNKFLAKIASDWKKPNGLFVITPDQVEDFVAILPVTKLHGVGKVTADKMGRLGIVSCNDLRDWNKLALVREFGAFGERLWNLARGIDERPVQNDSRRQSVSVENTYDTDLPDLKSCLEKLPGLLDTLAGRIARIGEGYRAGKPFVKVKFYDFTQTTLEQSGAGRDLMSFEQLLTQAFARGAKPVRLLGIGVRLQDLRGAHEQLELFAV, encoded by the coding sequence ATGACGCAGCGCAAAATTATTCACGTCGACTGTGACTGCTTTTATGCCGCCATTGAAATGCGTGACGACCCCCGTTTAGGCAATAAACCTTTAGCGGTCGGCGGTTCAGCGGATCAGCGAGGAGTCATTGCGACGTGTAACTACGAAGCGCGTGCTTATGGGGTTCGTTCGGCGATGTCGTCTCGGCATGCGTTGAAGCTGTGTCCCGACTTGACCATCGTCAAGCCCCGAATGGAAGCTTATAAAGAAGCATCTCGCGAGATCCACATGATTTTTCGCGATTACACGGATCTGATTGAGCCCTTGTCGTTGGACGAAGCGTTTCTTGATGTATCAGAAAGTGGTTTGTTTGCAGGCAGCGCCACTCGTATCGCTCAAGAAATTCGCCGTCGAGTCTCTAACCAGCTACACATCACAGTGTCGGCGGGCGTAGCGCCCAATAAATTTCTGGCGAAAATTGCCAGTGACTGGAAAAAGCCCAACGGATTATTTGTGATTACGCCGGACCAGGTAGAAGATTTTGTCGCCATCTTGCCGGTCACTAAGCTGCATGGGGTGGGCAAAGTAACTGCGGACAAAATGGGCCGATTGGGAATCGTAAGTTGCAACGATCTGCGCGATTGGAACAAATTGGCATTAGTGCGTGAATTTGGCGCATTTGGTGAACGGTTGTGGAATCTAGCGCGGGGTATCGATGAGCGACCTGTTCAAAACGACAGTCGGCGCCAGTCCGTCAGCGTAGAAAATACCTACGACACGGATTTGCCCGATTTGAAAAGTTGTCTGGAGAAACTTCCAGGCCTACTCGATACCCTGGCGGGGCGAATTGCGCGAATCGGTGAGGGCTACCGAGCCGGCAAGCCCTTCGTCAAAGTAAAATTTTACGACTTTACCCAGACCACCTTGGAGCAGTCCGGGGCAGGGCGTGATCTTATGAGTTTCGAGCAATTGCTAACACAGGCCTTTGCTCGAGGTGCCAAGCCGGTGCGTTTGCTTGGTATCGGAGTGCGTTTGCAGGACTTGCGGGGGGCTCACGAGCAGTTGGAGCTGTTCGCCGTTTAA